In a genomic window of Littorina saxatilis isolate snail1 linkage group LG6, US_GU_Lsax_2.0, whole genome shotgun sequence:
- the LOC138968554 gene encoding uncharacterized protein: MERPVDRQFYSLDSNGVNKSHFHVPSDTEKENLVDYVAQSIIGTDKTFCGPFGLRKAVYLDYTASGRALSFIEDYIQNEVLPEYGNTHTTTSVTSLQTTMFRHEARDIIRNAVNASEHDSVIFTGSGSTGAIHKLIHAINLSEPPVVFIGPFEHHSNLLPWSEKGAEVVTIKQTPTGLVDISHLEQQLQAWAGNSRQLIGSFSAASNVTGILCDVDAISVLLHKYGALVFWDYATAAPYVKLDMNPVVPGKNSGFAYKDAMFISPHKFVGGVSTPGVLVVKKKVFHNTVPDECGGGTVFYVRREARRYLREPELREEGGTPNIVGAIRAGMVFQLKSAVTPELIMQKEHDLFRQAVEAWRSVPNLVILGNVEVDRLPIFSFLVHNPSSGLFLHHNYVSALLNDLFGVQARGGCACAGPYAMDLLGLAEEKAKEIEELLAEDGRLDRVHLRRYMEYSHREIIRPGFTRLNLPYFISQDELNFVLQAVAMVAEHGWKLLPQYMFNPETGEWRHKEHQVFRERKWLGHISYGGGHMQYSLPKVNPKGPLPRSFQECLNMARQHISKAEKSRPKLADHTAMFDEEARPYRWFLLPSEASQLLSDSSAVVHHHVSSLPFCPPELHDKLENTQQGDLGFGSGGVKGSVVRAGGDSLDVMNSGGGDGGGVGKEMKTANDQRVTGDNVEKRVNCHSNRETGCGTQTEDDTGVHVEAQSLTDPVDSLSQEVKESLHVHGGCATQQQHSTHSSEAVELVAESKANCDTFPQALQTAMERGYSDGISDVHVSQMSPGYEIRRPYPPVPVRTGIQLHEETGSATNKVSTVSDSQTVKSGQSVSASDSVQSNSQFFSSTFAKTQPQSAKCIPDKAESDGAGAKAASSATKPKKKKKKKKASNGDKCTENGTCDPAKPQAESGKKEGESGSRWVPPTKDIFKPTVKALEEFSMLEDGDRVLVCLSGGKDSLSLLHTMHQYQFYCRSKEIQFELGAVTVDPQTPSYDPSPLKEYLAVLGVPYFYESQCIMETAVNLPNGCASICSFCSRMKRGRIYAAARRGGYNVLALGQHLDDLAESFIMSLFHNGSLRTMKAHYTVQEGDLRVIRPFVNVREKDLRNFAEKNKLPVIADNCPACFEAPKERHRTKQLLASQEILFPHLYSSILSAIKPVMAMSRTGTSTASLLAATDTADDLDI; this comes from the exons ATGGAGCGACCTGTAGATCGTCAGTTCTATTCCCTTGACTCGAATGGGGTTAACAAGAGTCATTTTCATGTACCgtcagacacagagaaagagaacctTGTTGACTACGTGGCACAGAGCATCATTGGCACAGACAAGACATTCTGTGGACCATTTGGCCTGAGAAAAG CTGTTTATCTGGACTACACAGCTTCGGGGAG GGCCTTATCCTTCATTGAGGACTACATTCAGAATGAAGTACTACCAGAATatggcaacacacacaccacaacatcTGTCACATCCTTGCAAACAACAATGTTTCGCCATGAGGCAAG GGACATAATCCGGAATGCAGTGAATGCCAGTGAACATGATTCCGTCATCTTCACAGGAAGTGGGAGCACAGGGGCAATCCACAAGCTGATTCATGCCATCAATCTGTCTGAGCCACCT gtaGTTTTCATCGGTCCATTTGAGCATCATTCCAACTTGCTGCCTTGGAGCGAAAAGGGTGCCGAG GTGGTGACAATTAAACAGACACCAACTGGTCTGGTGGACATTTCTCACCTGGAACAACAACTTCAG GCTTGGGCAGGTAACAGCCGACAGCTGATTGGTTCATTCAGCGCAGCGTCCAACGTGACGGGCATTTTGTGTGATGTGGACGCCATCAGTGTCTTACTGCACAAGTACGGAGCTCTGGTATTCTGGGACTACGCCACTGCTGCCCCCTACGTCAAGCTGGACATGAACCCTGTCGTACCTGG AAAGAATTCAGGCTTTGCCTACAAAGATGCAATGTTTATTTCTCCTCACAAGTTTGTTGGAGGGGTATCTACACCAG GTGTGCTGGTTGTCAAGAAGAAGGTGTTCCACAATACTGTCCCAGATGAATGCGGTGGTGGCACTGTGTTCTAT GTTCGGCGCGAGGCTCGGCGCTACTTGCGAGAACCAGAGCTGAGGGAGGAAGGAGGGACGCCCAACATTGTGGGGGCCATTAGGGCGGGGATGGTCTTCCAGCTCAAGTCGGCTGTCACACCGGAACTCATCATGCAGAAGGAACATGACCTTTTCAG GCAAGCAGTGGAGGCATGGCGTTCTGTCCCGAATCTGGTGATTCTGGGAAATGTTGAGGTTGACCGTCTGCCTATCTTCTCCTTCTTGGTTCACAACCCTTCCTCGGGTCTGTTTCTTCACCACAACTACGTCAGCGCCTTGCTCAACGATCTGTTCGGCGTACAGGCCAGGGGAGGCTGTGCTTGCGCTGGTCCTTATGCCATG GACCTGCTTGGTCTAGCTGAGGAGAAGGCCAAAGAAATTGAAGAACTGCTGGCAGAGGATGG GAGACTGGACAGGGTTCACCTCAGACGCTACATGGAGTACTCTCACAGAGAGATCATCAG GCCTGGCTTCACGCGTCTCAACTTGCCCTACTTTATCAGCCAAGACGAGCTGAACTTTGTTCTGCAGGCCGTTGCCATGGTGGCGGAACATGGCTGGAAACTTCTGCCACAG TACATGTTCAACCCAGAGACGGGAGAGTGGAGGCACAAAGAGCATCAG GTGTTCAGAGAGCGGAAATGGCTTGGACACATTTCCTATGGGGGTGGACATATGCAGTACTCACTGCCCAAGGTCAACCCTAAAGGTCCTCTGCCTCGGTCTTTTCAG GAGTGTCTGAATATGGCCAGACAGCATATCAGCAAGGCTGAAAAG tcgaggcccaagcTGGCAGACCACACAGCCATGTTTGACGAGGAGGCTCGCCCCTACCGCTGGTTCCTCCTGCCCAGTGAAGCCAGTCAGCTTCTCTCCGACAGTTCTGCCGTTGTTCACCACCACGTCTCAAGCCTTCCTTTCTGCCCGCCAGAACTGCATGACAAACTGGAGAACACTCAACAAGGGGATCTTGGGTTTGGCAGTGGGGGCGTAAAGGGCTCAGTTGTACGTGCCGGTGGTGATTCTCTTGACGTGATGAACTCTGGGGGTGGTGATGGTGGCGGTGTTGGGAAAGAAATGAAAACAGCCAATGACCAACGTGTCACAGGTGACAACGTTGAAAAGAGAGTGAACTGTCACAGTAACAGAGAGACCGGCTGTGGTACACAGACAGAAGATGACACTGGGGTTCACGTGGAAGCACAAAGTTTGACTGACCCAGTAGACAGCTTGAGTCAAGAGGTGAAAGAAAGTTTGCACGTGCATGGAGGTTGTGCAACCCAGCAACAACACTCTACACACTCATCTGAAGCTGTGGAGCTCGTTGCTGAGAGTAAAGCCAACTGTGATACCTTTCCTCAGGCTCTGCAAACAGCCATGGAGAGAGGTTACTCCGATGGGATTTCTGATGTTCATGTATCTCAGATGTCACCAGGTTATGAAATCAGAAGACCTTATCCTCCAGTTCCAGTCAGAACTGGCATTCAGCTGCATGAAGAAACAGGCTCAGCAACAAACAAGGTATCTACTGTGTCAGACTCTCAAACAGTAAAGTCGGGTCAGTCAGTTTCAGCAAGtgattcagtgcaaagcaacagtcagtttttctccagtaccTTTGCAAAAACACAACCCCAGTCAGCCAAATGTATACCTGACAAAGCCGAGTCTGACGGCGCTGGAGCTAAAGCTGCATCGTCTGCTACAAAgccgaaaaagaagaagaagaaaaagaaggctTCCAATGGTGACAAATGCACAGAGAATGGCACATGCGACCCAGCCAAACCGCAGGCAGAGtcaggaaagaaagaaggagagtCAGGCAGTCGATGGGTCCCTCCAACCAAAGATATTTTCAAACCTACTGTCAAG GCTTTGGAAGAATTTTCGATGCTTGAAGATGGTGATCGTGTGCTGGTGTGTCTGTCTGGTGGCAAAGATTCTCTGTCCCTGCTCCACACGATGCATCAGTACCAGTTCTATTGTCGCAGCAAG GAGATCCAGTTTGAGCTTGGTGCTGTGACCGTGGACCCCCAGACACCGTCCTATGACCCCAGTCCACTGAAAGAGTACCTGGCTGTCCTGGGCGTCCCATACTTCTATGAATCACAGT GCATCATGGAGACGGCAGTCAACCTGCCCAATGGGTGTGCCTCCATCTGCAGTTTCTGCAGTCGCATGAAGCGCGGACGTATCTACGCTGCCGCACGCCGAGGGGGATACAACGTCCTTGCCCTTGGCCAGCACCTTGACGACTTAGCAGAGAG TTTCATCATGTCACTATTCCACAATGGCAGTCTACGGACTATGAAAGCTCACTACACTGTTCA GGAAGGTGATTTGAGAGTCATCAGGCCGTTTGTGAATGTTCGAGAGAAGGACTTGAGAAACTTTGCTGAAAAG AATAAACTCCCTGTGATAGCAGACAACTGTCCAGCATGCTTTGAAGCTCCTAAG GAGCGCCATCGCACCAAGCAGCTCCTGGCGTCACAAGAGATCCTCTTCCCTCATCTGTACAGCAGCATTCTGTCGGCCATCAAACCAGTCATGGCCATGTCTCGAACTGGAACCAGCACTGCCAGTCTCTTAGCTGCCACAGACACTGCGGACGACCTTGATATATGA